In Chamaesiphon minutus PCC 6605, a genomic segment contains:
- the fldA gene encoding flavodoxin FldA, producing the protein MSKIGLFYGTQTGKTESIASMIQEQLGTDLVDIHEIADVTGDDFSDYQDLIIGAPTWNVGELSSDWEDFFSDLDDIDFTGKTVAYFGVGDQTGYPDSFMDAIGILEEKISALGGKTVGAWPTDGYDFNESRGVRDGKFIGLALDEDNQGDLTESRIKTWSGQVKQAFGV; encoded by the coding sequence ATGTCTAAAATTGGTCTTTTTTATGGTACCCAAACAGGCAAAACAGAATCGATCGCTTCGATGATTCAAGAGCAACTAGGTACCGATCTTGTCGATATTCATGAAATAGCAGATGTCACAGGTGATGATTTTTCTGACTATCAAGACCTGATTATCGGCGCACCAACATGGAATGTCGGTGAGTTGTCGAGCGACTGGGAAGACTTCTTTTCAGACTTGGATGACATTGATTTTACAGGTAAAACAGTAGCTTACTTTGGGGTTGGCGACCAAACTGGCTACCCAGATAGCTTCATGGACGCAATCGGCATTCTCGAAGAAAAAATTAGTGCGTTAGGTGGCAAAACTGTCGGTGCTTGGCCGACTGATGGCTATGACTTTAATGAGTCACGGGGTGTCCGGGATGGTAAATTCATCGGTTTAGCTCTCGATGAAGATAATCAAGGAGATTTAACCGAGTCACGTATCAAAACTTGGTCGGGTCAGGTAAAACAAGCCTTTGGTGTCTAA
- a CDS encoding heavy-metal-associated domain-containing protein, producing the protein MTIELNIPNMACGACGETITTAVKKIDPTATVQADPKTKQVKIETKASQVAVESAITAAGYQVA; encoded by the coding sequence ATGACTATCGAACTAAATATTCCGAACATGGCTTGTGGTGCTTGCGGCGAAACCATTACCACAGCGGTAAAGAAAATCGATCCGACTGCAACCGTGCAAGCCGATCCCAAAACTAAGCAAGTCAAGATTGAGACTAAAGCCTCTCAAGTAGCGGTTGAGAGTGCGATTACAGCGGCTGGCTACCAAGTAGCTTAG
- a CDS encoding DUF305 domain-containing protein yields MTERNNQAKSSIVGKASPVENRRTMANPVAVPPKIWGGLAIAAIFLSGGLASCADRTAQSPSTTDTTPTTDPSVSSSPNSSSQTISDRDFLTMMTAHHKQALEMADLALTRAKRPEIEQLARSIIKDQKSEIQTMAALYKTAYGTEIPAMAMGGGMMGKDANSMNGMNGMSGMKMDMNALKNAADFDKEFLQQMSVHHRTAAQMSQMVLQTTKSPEIRTLAQSIVKAQTAEIGQMQKWYQTWYKAAL; encoded by the coding sequence ATGACTGAGCGTAACAACCAAGCTAAATCCTCCATCGTTGGCAAAGCCTCTCCCGTGGAGAATCGCAGAACAATGGCAAATCCAGTAGCAGTTCCACCGAAAATATGGGGAGGATTGGCGATTGCTGCTATCTTCTTAAGCGGCGGATTGGCATCATGTGCCGATCGCACAGCGCAATCGCCGTCAACAACAGATACTACACCCACGACCGATCCATCTGTAAGTTCATCTCCAAACTCATCTAGCCAAACTATCTCCGATCGAGATTTCCTGACGATGATGACTGCCCATCACAAGCAAGCACTTGAAATGGCGGATTTAGCCCTAACCCGTGCGAAGCGTCCTGAAATCGAGCAACTCGCTCGATCGATTATCAAAGACCAAAAAAGCGAGATTCAAACAATGGCAGCCCTTTATAAGACAGCCTATGGCACAGAAATTCCCGCGATGGCAATGGGTGGTGGCATGATGGGCAAGGATGCCAATTCGATGAATGGCATGAATGGCATGAGTGGCATGAAAATGGATATGAATGCTCTCAAAAACGCCGCCGATTTTGATAAAGAATTTTTGCAGCAGATGAGTGTCCATCACCGGACAGCAGCTCAGATGAGTCAGATGGTGTTGCAGACGACCAAATCGCCAGAAATTCGGACATTGGCTCAGTCGATTGTCAAAGCTCAAACTGCTGAGATCGGGCAGATGCAGAAATGGTATCAAACTTGGTATAAAGCTGCTCTGTAA
- a CDS encoding four-helix bundle copper-binding protein encodes MCLGQDSDMVQMMAACIKACRDCADLCALCARFMSRTSDLHLQLCAVCADACDRCATECAKHDHEHCRRCAESCRRCAESCRQMSMAH; translated from the coding sequence ATGTGTTTGGGTCAAGACAGTGACATGGTGCAGATGATGGCTGCTTGCATCAAAGCCTGCCGCGATTGTGCCGATCTTTGCGCTCTTTGTGCCCGATTTATGAGTCGCACTTCTGACCTACATCTGCAACTGTGCGCGGTTTGCGCTGATGCTTGCGATCGCTGCGCTACTGAATGTGCCAAGCACGACCACGAGCATTGCCGTCGCTGTGCCGAATCTTGTCGTCGCTGTGCCGAGTCCTGCCGTCAAATGTCGATGGCACATTAG